The following are encoded together in the Buchnera aphidicola (Acyrthosiphon lactucae) genome:
- the serC gene encoding phosphoserine transaminase: protein MNIVYNFSAGPAMIPKDVLYKAKKELQNWKQLGSSIMEISHRSEEFIQVALEAEQDLRDLLKIPDSFKVLFCQGGARGQFSAVPMNLLNNSKTADYINSGYWSNCAFIEAKKYCIPQSIFIRKTHNKRESLLSMNQWNINKNSAYIHYCPNETIDGLSIYEEPNFENKIIIGDFSSFILSRPINIENYDLIYAGAQKNIGPAGITIIIIREKLIRNPSKISPSILDYQKISEHNSMFNTPPTFSWYLSGLVFKWLKKQGGLKKIEKLNQKKSDLLYKKIDDSDFYINEINVKNRSKMNVVFHLIEPKLNQIFLKKASELGLNYLKGHSIVGGMRASIYNAMPLEGVQSLIKFMSYFENRYG from the coding sequence ATGAATATAGTTTATAACTTTAGTGCTGGTCCAGCTATGATTCCAAAAGATGTTCTTTATAAAGCTAAAAAAGAATTACAAAACTGGAAACAATTAGGTTCTTCTATAATGGAAATTAGTCATCGTAGTGAAGAATTTATTCAAGTAGCTTTAGAAGCTGAACAAGATCTGAGAGATTTATTAAAAATACCTGATTCTTTTAAGGTATTATTTTGTCAAGGTGGAGCTAGAGGACAATTTTCTGCTGTTCCGATGAATCTATTAAATAATTCAAAAACAGCAGATTATATAAATAGTGGTTATTGGTCAAATTGTGCTTTTATAGAAGCTAAAAAATATTGTATTCCTCAATCTATATTTATTAGAAAAACACATAATAAAAGAGAATCTCTTTTATCAATGAATCAATGGAATATTAATAAAAACTCGGCATATATCCATTACTGTCCTAATGAAACAATAGATGGACTATCTATTTATGAAGAGCCAAATTTTGAAAATAAAATTATTATTGGAGATTTTTCCTCTTTTATCTTATCACGTCCAATTAATATTGAAAATTATGATCTTATTTATGCAGGTGCTCAAAAAAATATTGGTCCTGCAGGTATAACAATAATTATTATTCGAGAAAAACTTATAAGAAATCCATCTAAGATATCTCCTTCTATTTTAGATTATCAAAAAATATCTGAACACAATTCTATGTTTAACACACCACCTACATTTTCTTGGTATCTATCAGGATTAGTTTTTAAATGGTTAAAAAAACAAGGTGGTTTAAAGAAAATTGAAAAACTAAATCAAAAAAAATCAGATTTATTATATAAAAAAATAGATGATAGTGATTTTTATATTAATGAAATAAATGTTAAAAATAGATCTAAAATGAATGTTGTATTCCATTTAATTGAACCTAAATTAAATCAAATTTTTTTAAAAAAAGCTTCTGAATTAGGTTTAAATTATTTAAAAGGTCATAGTATAGTAGGAGGTATGCGTGCATCTATTTACAATGCTATGCCGTTAGAAGGTGTTCAATCTTTAATAAAATTTATGTCATATTTTGAAAATCGATATGGATAA
- the znuB gene encoding zinc ABC transporter permease subunit ZnuB, translating to MLELIFPGWLAGVILALITGPLGSFIVWRRMSSFGDTLSHSSLLGIAISVAFNINSFYTLFFLMSLIAIILAWLEKLFPVSLETLLSIISHSSLSLGMVFISLMSSNKKINITNYLFGDLLSVTKYDLIIISISSMIILSILLFRWNLILSATINEELAQIDGVNIFYARLIIMLMTAFTISIAIKFVGALLITSLLIIPPATAQHFSGSPEKMVIIAIIVSILSVTGGISLSVLYNTPSSPSVVLCSTFLCLLSNIKKYFY from the coding sequence ATGTTGGAACTAATTTTTCCGGGATGGTTAGCAGGTGTTATACTGGCTTTAATAACTGGTCCATTAGGTTCATTTATAGTTTGGCGTCGTATGTCATCTTTTGGTGACACTTTATCACATTCTTCTTTACTCGGTATAGCTATATCTGTAGCATTCAATATTAATTCTTTTTATACTCTATTTTTTCTTATGAGTTTAATCGCAATTATTTTAGCATGGTTAGAAAAATTATTTCCTGTTTCATTAGAAACGCTATTAAGTATAATCTCACATAGTTCACTGTCTTTAGGAATGGTTTTTATTAGTTTAATGTCTTCTAATAAAAAAATAAATATTACAAATTATCTATTTGGTGACTTATTGTCTGTTACAAAATATGATTTAATTATTATTTCAATAAGTAGTATGATAATACTTAGTATTTTACTTTTTCGTTGGAATTTAATTTTATCAGCAACTATTAATGAAGAATTAGCACAAATAGATGGAGTAAATATTTTTTATGCTCGGTTAATTATTATGTTAATGACTGCTTTTACTATTTCTATAGCAATTAAATTTGTAGGTGCATTGTTGATCACATCTTTGTTAATTATCCCACCTGCAACTGCACAACATTTTTCAGGTTCCCCAGAAAAAATGGTTATTATTGCTATAATAGTAAGTATTTTATCTGTTACAGGAGGAATATCTTTATCTGTTTTATATAACACACCATCTAGTCCATCTGTTGTTTTATGTTCTACTTTCTTGTGTTTATTAAGTAACATAAAAAAATATTTTTATTAA
- the aspS gene encoding aspartate--tRNA ligase, whose translation MRTKYCGNIRIIHVNKTVKLCGWVHKIRNFSQFIFVDMRDCTGLVQVIFELKNKKIFKKALNLRNEFCIQVSGTVKKREEKNKNIKISTGEIEILADVLNILNVSKSLPLNYKQKNNDESRLKYRYLDLRSFNILENLKIRNQITYLIRTFMTKKNFLDIETPILTKSTPEGARDYLVPSRNHYGKFYALPQSPQLFKQMLMIAGIDRYYQIVKCFRDEDLRSDRQPEFTQIDIEASFMNAQKIRNLVEKLIKKIWLKIINFNLPKFPKISFYESMRKYGSDKPDLRNPIEIIDVSDILKDEKFRLFFNLDSKKNNRIALLCISNATDISRKKIDIYTQYIKKFNAKKLFYIKIIENNIRHTKIYSSIKNILDKVILKKIIEKSKAKNGDILFLIADEEYVVNKSLGMLRLKLGIDFNITKKNSWKPVWIVNFPMFMKDIKGNFSSTHHPFTAVKNKDIKKLKNSPQISISDSYDLVINGYEVGGGSVRIHDVNMQKKVFDIIGIKKSVQKEKFGFLIEALQYGAPPHAGIALGLDRIVMLLTNSNNIRDVIAFPKTTSASCLMTDSPSIIDGSILQELAIKFSKNKL comes from the coding sequence ATGCGTACTAAATATTGTGGAAATATTCGAATAATTCATGTTAATAAAACAGTAAAATTATGTGGTTGGGTACATAAAATAAGAAATTTTAGTCAATTTATTTTTGTTGACATGAGAGATTGCACTGGTCTTGTTCAAGTGATTTTTGAATTAAAAAACAAAAAAATTTTTAAAAAAGCTTTAAATTTAAGAAATGAATTTTGTATTCAAGTTTCTGGTACAGTTAAAAAAAGAGAAGAAAAAAATAAAAATATAAAAATTAGTACTGGAGAGATTGAAATCTTAGCAGATGTATTAAATATTTTAAATGTTTCTAAGTCATTACCATTAAATTATAAACAAAAAAATAATGATGAATCGAGATTAAAATACCGATATTTAGATTTGCGTTCTTTTAATATTTTAGAAAATCTTAAAATAAGAAACCAAATAACTTATTTAATAAGAACATTCATGACAAAAAAAAATTTTCTAGATATCGAGACTCCTATTCTTACCAAATCGACACCAGAAGGTGCTAGAGATTATTTAGTACCTAGTCGAAATCATTATGGAAAATTTTATGCATTACCGCAATCTCCGCAATTATTTAAACAAATGTTAATGATTGCTGGTATAGATAGATACTATCAAATAGTAAAATGTTTTCGTGATGAAGATTTACGTTCAGATCGACAACCAGAATTCACACAAATTGATATTGAAGCATCTTTTATGAATGCTCAAAAAATTCGTAATTTAGTGGAAAAACTTATAAAAAAAATTTGGTTAAAAATAATAAATTTTAATTTACCAAAGTTTCCTAAAATATCTTTTTATGAATCAATGAGAAAATATGGATCAGATAAACCTGATTTACGAAATCCCATTGAAATTATTGATGTATCTGATATTTTAAAAGATGAAAAATTTAGATTATTTTTTAATTTAGATTCTAAAAAAAATAACCGAATAGCATTATTATGCATTTCTAATGCTACAGATATAAGTCGAAAAAAAATTGATATCTATACTCAATATATAAAAAAATTTAATGCAAAAAAATTATTTTATATAAAAATAATAGAAAATAATATTAGACATACAAAGATTTATAGTTCTATAAAAAATATTTTAGATAAAGTTATTTTAAAAAAAATAATAGAAAAAAGCAAAGCTAAAAACGGAGATATATTATTTTTAATTGCTGATGAAGAATATGTTGTAAATAAGTCTCTTGGTATGCTACGTTTAAAATTAGGAATTGATTTTAATATTACTAAAAAAAATAGTTGGAAACCAGTATGGATAGTTAATTTTCCAATGTTTATGAAAGATATTAAAGGAAATTTTTCTTCTACTCATCATCCGTTCACTGCTGTAAAAAATAAGGATATAAAAAAATTAAAAAACTCACCTCAAATCTCTATATCAGACAGTTATGATCTTGTAATAAATGGTTATGAAGTTGGTGGAGGTTCAGTACGTATTCATGATGTTAATATGCAAAAGAAAGTATTTGATATTATTGGAATAAAAAAATCAGTACAAAAAGAAAAATTTGGATTTTTAATAGAAGCATTACAATATGGCGCCCCTCCACATGCAGGAATAGCTTTAGGATTAGATAGAATAGTTATGCTTTTAACTAATAGTAACAATATTAGAGACGTTATTGCTTTTCCGAAAACAACTTCAGCAAGTTGTTTAATGACTGATTCTCCTAGTATAATAGATGGTTCAATATTACAAGAACTAGCTATAAAATTTTCTAAAAATAAATTGTAA
- the serS gene encoding serine--tRNA ligase produces MLNPYLLRNELHLTARKLLKKGYELDVSAISSMEEKRKKLQIQTENLQFNHNSLSNLVKEAKITKNKNELLKQKVIQSGKDLDASKIELNSLKEKIYNFCMYIPNIPSDDVPEGKTSINNKEIKYWGQKKKYDFIVQDHIKIGKKFNELDWKSSAEMSGSRFVVMKGKIALLHRALSQFMLDLHTLKHGYIESYVPYLVHSKALYGTGQLPKFSDDLFHVNITDKKKYILIPTGEVPLTNLVYNQIVDEKDLPIMLTAHTPCFRSEASSYGRDTKGLIRLHQFDKVELVQIVTPEKSMEALEQLTYHAEKVLQLLELPYRKMLLCSGEMGFSAVKTYDLEVWFPSQKKYREVSSCSNMNDFQARRMKARYRKKSEQKNFFVHTLNGSGLAIGRTLAAILENYQHSDGRIEIPKILQKKYMQGLEFIN; encoded by the coding sequence ATGTTAAATCCTTATTTATTACGAAATGAATTGCATTTAACAGCTAGAAAACTATTAAAAAAAGGTTACGAATTAGATGTTTCGGCAATATCTTCTATGGAAGAAAAAAGAAAAAAACTACAAATTCAAACCGAGAATTTACAATTTAATCATAATTCTTTATCAAATTTAGTTAAAGAAGCTAAGATTACTAAAAATAAAAATGAATTATTAAAACAGAAGGTTATACAATCCGGTAAAGATTTAGATGCTTCTAAAATCGAATTAAATTCTTTAAAGGAAAAAATATATAATTTTTGCATGTATATACCTAATATTCCTTCTGATGATGTTCCAGAAGGAAAGACATCTATTAATAATAAAGAAATTAAATATTGGGGACAAAAAAAGAAATATGATTTTATAGTTCAAGATCATATAAAAATAGGAAAAAAATTTAACGAATTAGATTGGAAATCTTCTGCAGAAATGTCAGGATCACGATTTGTTGTAATGAAGGGGAAGATTGCTCTTTTACATCGTGCACTCAGTCAATTTATGTTAGATTTACATACTTTAAAACATGGTTATATCGAATCTTATGTTCCTTATTTAGTTCACTCTAAAGCTTTATATGGAACAGGACAATTACCAAAATTTAGTGATGATTTGTTTCATGTAAATATTACAGATAAAAAAAAATATATATTAATTCCGACTGGAGAAGTTCCATTAACTAATTTAGTTTATAATCAAATAGTAGATGAAAAAGATTTACCTATTATGTTAACTGCACACACTCCTTGTTTTCGATCCGAAGCATCTTCTTATGGACGTGATACTAAAGGATTAATTCGATTGCATCAATTTGATAAAGTTGAATTAGTCCAGATTGTTACACCAGAAAAATCTATGGAAGCATTAGAACAACTAACTTATCATGCTGAAAAAGTTTTACAACTTTTAGAATTACCATATAGAAAAATGCTTTTATGTAGTGGAGAAATGGGATTTTCAGCTGTAAAAACTTATGATTTAGAAGTTTGGTTTCCTTCTCAGAAAAAATATAGAGAAGTTTCTTCTTGTTCTAATATGAACGATTTTCAAGCGCGTCGTATGAAAGCTCGTTATAGAAAAAAATCTGAACAAAAAAATTTTTTTGTGCATACACTCAATGGATCAGGTTTGGCAATAGGTAGAACGTTAGCAGCTATTTTAGAGAACTATCAACATTCTGACGGTCGTATAGAAATTCCTAAAATTCTTCAAAAAAAATATATGCAAGGTTTAGAATTTATAAATTAG
- the infA gene encoding translation initiation factor IF-1: MSKEENIEMQGVVIDTLPNTMFRVELENKHIVTAHISGKMRKNYIRILTGDKVTVELTPYDLTKGRIIFRSR, translated from the coding sequence ATGTCTAAAGAAGAAAATATTGAAATGCAAGGAGTTGTAATAGATACATTACCAAATACCATGTTTCGTGTTGAATTAGAAAATAAACATATTGTTACTGCACATATTTCAGGGAAAATGAGAAAAAATTATATTAGAATATTAACAGGAGATAAAGTTACTGTAGAACTGACACCTTACGATTTGACAAAAGGAAGAATTATTTTTAGAAGTCGTTAA
- the trxB gene encoding thioredoxin-disulfide reductase: protein MHNIKHSKIIILGSGPAGYTAAIYASRANLKPSLITGLNVGGQLMNTSEIENWPGDADKISGSELMERMYKHAIQLDTKVISDNINLVDFEKKPFYLRGENNEYTADSVIIATGANPRFLGLKSEDFFKGKGVSTCAVCDGFFYKNKEVAVVGGGNTAIEETLYLSNFVKKVYLIHRGTNFSAEKILLNRLIKKIKTQKIIIFLNSTIKNILGDSYGVNSLLIEQKNLQNTKELKIQVSGLFVAIGYTPNTSIFINKLKMKDGYIKVIRAKHGNYTQTSVPGVFAAGDVIDHVYRQAITSSASGCMAALDSERYLNSLI, encoded by the coding sequence ATGCATAATATCAAGCATAGTAAAATAATTATTTTAGGATCTGGACCAGCAGGATATACTGCTGCGATATATGCTTCAAGAGCTAATTTAAAACCTTCTTTGATTACTGGATTAAATGTAGGAGGACAATTAATGAATACTAGTGAAATTGAAAATTGGCCAGGAGATGCTGATAAAATAAGTGGTTCAGAGTTAATGGAACGAATGTATAAACATGCTATTCAACTTGATACTAAAGTTATCTCTGATAATATAAATTTAGTGGATTTTGAAAAAAAACCTTTTTATTTAAGGGGAGAAAATAATGAATATACTGCCGATTCTGTTATTATTGCTACTGGAGCCAATCCTCGTTTTTTAGGATTAAAATCAGAGGATTTTTTTAAAGGAAAAGGCGTTTCAACATGTGCTGTATGTGATGGTTTTTTTTATAAAAACAAAGAAGTTGCAGTTGTGGGTGGAGGGAATACAGCTATAGAAGAAACATTATATTTGTCAAACTTTGTTAAAAAAGTTTATTTAATACATCGTGGAACTAATTTCAGTGCCGAAAAAATTTTACTTAATAGATTAATAAAAAAAATAAAAACTCAAAAAATAATAATTTTTTTAAATTCTACTATAAAAAACATATTAGGGGATTCTTATGGAGTTAATAGTTTATTAATCGAACAGAAAAATTTACAAAATACAAAAGAATTAAAAATTCAGGTTTCTGGTCTATTCGTTGCTATTGGATATACTCCCAATACTAGTATATTTATTAATAAATTAAAAATGAAAGATGGCTATATTAAAGTAATACGTGCAAAACATGGAAATTATACTCAAACAAGTGTTCCTGGAGTTTTTGCTGCAGGTGATGTAATAGATCATGTTTATAGACAAGCAATTACTTCATCTGCCAGTGGTTGTATGGCAGCATTAGATAGTGAACGTTATCTTAATTCTTTAATATAA
- the znuC gene encoding zinc ABC transporter ATP-binding protein ZnuC: MFEFIKLKNIYVTLSSRSILTDISLSLIPNRVLTLIGPNGAGKSTLVRIILGLIKPSSGTIIRSYNLSIGYVPQKLNLNTLLPITVERFMKLSKKTNNIKISEMLKRVKAESLICCQLQKLSGGEIQRILLAKALLKNPNLLVLDEPTQGLDVMGQLALYKLINTIRYELKCSILIVSHDLNFVMAKTDDVICLNNHICCSGTPETVCNNLEFISIFGFKRVQELAIYHHDHNHVHNF, from the coding sequence ATGTTTGAATTTATAAAATTAAAAAATATTTATGTAACTTTATCCAGTCGTTCTATTCTTACTGATATATCTTTATCTTTAATTCCTAATCGTGTTCTTACCTTGATTGGACCTAACGGAGCTGGCAAATCTACTTTAGTACGTATTATTTTAGGATTAATAAAACCTAGTTCAGGTACAATTATCCGTTCATATAATTTATCTATTGGTTACGTACCTCAAAAATTAAATCTTAATACTTTATTGCCTATTACAGTAGAACGATTTATGAAATTATCTAAAAAAACAAATAACATAAAAATATCAGAAATGTTAAAACGTGTAAAAGCAGAATCCTTGATTTGTTGTCAGTTACAAAAATTATCTGGCGGAGAAATACAACGAATTCTTTTAGCTAAAGCTTTATTGAAAAATCCTAATCTTCTAGTTTTAGATGAACCTACACAAGGACTTGATGTCATGGGACAATTAGCTTTATATAAATTAATTAATACAATTCGATACGAGTTAAAATGTTCTATTTTAATCGTTTCTCATGATTTAAATTTTGTTATGGCTAAAACAGATGATGTTATTTGTTTAAATAATCATATTTGTTGTTCTGGAACACCAGAAACTGTTTGCAATAATTTAGAATTTATTTCTATATTTGGATTTAAACGTGTACAAGAACTAGCAATTTATCATCATGACCATAATCATGTTCATAATTTTTAA